taatggttataaagctttaacttttttgaatctcaacatctgctGTGATTAAATAATTGTTTGAGCCCCCTCGTAATTTTGTACAACTGTGAAGATTTAAATCGCTGAaggtaaaaataaatgtttaaaacccataattttgcacaattgTGAACatctaaatagataaaaatctaaaaaagcttaaaaataaacattgatattatctgtcaaaattatagggaaaaaactgaattctgccaagcctacctaTGTTTCATATGGATTTCGTATTCTGTTACTTTCATTGTTGAAAGTTATTTATATTGGAAATAAAATGACGAAATTGAGGCTACAGAAAGTTATCTACACTGAAGGAATGAATTCCACAGCATGTTACATTTCTTGCATGAATAATTATTTTGTGTCCCTTATTTTGGTTCTTTGTCAGAGGTTGTGTCCCACATTTGGGCCTTGGCAGATTGATCCATCTCTTCCAAACTGCTGCACAGCTGTATTAAGAGGAgtgaatttgcattttttttgtaTTCATGTAGTAGAAGTGAGTAGAGTTTTGGGTGGATGTTTTTTAGTTGTATTCTGTTTTTGCTCCTCTTAGATAAGGGCAAAGCTAACTCATCCCAGTTTAGACATGATTTCTGTCCCGTTCACAGCCTCTGTTGTCACTGGAAcctttccccttctttctccacaggTATTCAGTTGGAAAGTAGAATGACTGCCTTCTTCTGTTGCCTTAGCATAAATCAGTTGGATAGGTTGCTTGTGCAGAGAAATATGCTTCAACCTTCCCAAGAAACCAAATTTATTTCCTCCCCATGTGCATGCAATCTGTGGCCCGAAGGGCcaggagccccccacccccactcccttatGCACAATAGCTAAAAGTGTACTGTGAcaacataatatttttaaaattaggaagCTGGGAAATCTGAGTCTACCTCTAAGCCTGAAAAAAAACATGTAGTTCACTCTGTTTCTGTTAGCAGGTCTTCCCCCTGGTGAACTCTGTCGGGCTAAATGAACAGGAGCTGCTGTTCCTCACCCAGTCGGTCTCTGGTCCTCATGCCTCCCTTGCTTCCTGGAATGGAGTTCCAGATGTGGGCATTGTCAGTGACATCCTTTTCTGGATCCTGAAGAAGCATGGAAGGACCACGGACAAGGCATCTGATCTTTCCCGGATCCACTTCCACACACTGGCCTATCATGTTCTGGCTACAGTGGATGGGTATTGGGGCAACCAGATAGCAGCTGTGGCTGCTGGAGCCAGAGTGGCAGGGACACAGGCTTGTGCAACTGAAACCATTGATACTGACAGAGTCTTCCTTAAAGCTCCCTTGGAGTTTGTGACCTCCCACACAGAGGCACCCTCCAAAATCTCTTTAAATCCAGGTGATCCAGTGGCACAATGGCACAGAGAGGgaatttcattccatttcacCCCTGTTTTGGTGTGTAAAGATCCCATCCGGACCGTGGGACTTGGAGATGCTATTTCAGCTGAAGGACTCCTATATTCAGAACTATACCCTCAGTAGCCTATGGAAACGAGACACCTTTTTCTCCAAGAATATAGTGTCTGAGGAAAtatggtgttcttcaggggattTCAGACAGTGTGGTGGTGGGTGGAATTTGGGATATTAAACAATCTCTGGATATTATCTGAGAAGAACCAAAGAATACATTCCAGCCACTTGGCAGTGACTTGAGAGTGTTTCTCATGTTAATGTAAAAGTTGTAGTATTTTAATTCAGAGCATGGCTTTTTGTCTTTGTCTTAAGCATGTCAGGAGGAGGGAAACTGATACTAAAATCCCTCTTTGGAGCAGAGTTGTTGATTGTTAATTTAAGACAGTCTTGTCTATAGTGCTTGAAAGCAAGGCAGCCAGACAGAATTTCATGCTTATGAATCCCAGGGAATACACAGCAGTCCTCAGCCCTGTCTTGCTTCtgataaagcaaaaataaaaggcTCTTGCATTATCTCCTAGCAGCATATTGCTACATGGCAAGAGCAACCCTTCCACTTGCTCAGTGTTGTGATCAAATTGCTTATTGACAAAATTACCTCTCAACCTCAGCACCCGAAGCGTAGGAGGGAGCAGAGTAAACAGTGCTGAAATGTGATAGGTCCTGTACATATTCACTAAATGCACAGA
The Lepidochelys kempii isolate rLepKem1 chromosome 10, rLepKem1.hap2, whole genome shotgun sequence DNA segment above includes these coding regions:
- the ADPGK gene encoding ADP-dependent glucokinase isoform X4, with product MQETDEFHLILEYQAGEEWGQLRAPNANRFIFSHDLSNGAMNMLEVFVSSLDEFKPDLVVLSGLHMMEGQSREVREKRLLEAVTSISDIPTDIPIHLELASMTDQDLMSKIMHQQVFPLVNSVGLNEQELLFLTQSVSGPHASLASWNGVPDVGIVSDILFWILKKHGRTTDKASDLSRIHFHTLAYHVLATVDGYWGNQIAAVAAGARVAGTQACATETIDTDRVFLKAPLEFVTSHTEAPSKISLNPGDPVAQWHREGISFHFTPVLVCKDPIRTVGLGDAISAEGLLYSELYPQ